In the genome of Drosophila pseudoobscura strain MV-25-SWS-2005 chromosome 3, UCI_Dpse_MV25, whole genome shotgun sequence, one region contains:
- the YME1L gene encoding ATP-dependent zinc metalloprotease YME1L isoform X4, with protein MFSATTHSVPYLYLGNFSRKPHYYTVKRTKLPGGAGAARLFADKSKSSTQPTTTGKCHELVLEFKNLLSRSGANIQSMVEKAVRLNGILDTVLVNDAFAKVTRMLPAIGNVHVTLVEPVTQISHDQQTNYQFDVSLDGAAGAQSIGAHVKMYPIVTQSLLNPLFSYHQLRQLRGFKTDRSIDAEQKRNPTMTSRLKNALGTTSQKLDGETNIQGEKMRKLLSKAEGHGATHNAENLKIAFAEGYLAAANSEDSPKTGKTMKYLKTLIVVVVFIGIFLSFFTTSNGSVFRIQLGNQVEVDPEEINVTFDDVKGCDEAKQELKEVVEFLKNPDKFSNLGGKLPKGVLLVGPPGTGKTLLARAVAGEAKVPFFHAAGPEFDEVLVGQGARRVRDLFKAAKARAPCVIFIDEIDSVGAKRTNSVLHPYANQTINQLLSEMDGFHQNAGVIVLGATNRRDDLDQALLRPGRFDVEVVVSTPDFTGRKEILSLYLTKILHDDIDLDMLARGTSGFTGADLENMINQAALRAAIDGAETVNMKHLETARDKVLMGPERKARLPDEEANTITAYHEGGHAIVAYYTKESHPLHKVTIMPRGPSLGHTAYIPEKERYHVTKAQLLAMMDTMMGGRAAEEIIFGLDKITSGASSDLKQATSIATHMVKDWGMSEKVGLRTIEPSKGLGTGETLGPNTIEAVDAEIKRILSDSYERAKAILKKHTKEHKALAEALLKYETLDADDIKAILHDNQT; from the exons ATGTTCTCCGCCACCACACACTCTGTG CCCTACCTCTACCTTGGCAACTTTAGTAGAAAACCACACTATTACACTGTGAAGCGTACCAAGCTGCCAGGAGGAGCTGGGGCGGCGCGCCTTTTTGCTGACAAATCAAAGTCGTCCACACAGCCAACGACGACGGGCAAGTGCCATGAGCTCGTGCTGGAGTTCAAGAACCTGCTCAGTCGGTCGGGCGCCAACATACAGAGCATGGTGGAGAAGGCTGTCAGGCTGAACGGAATTCTGGACACGGTGCTGGTGAACGATGCCTTCGCCAAGGTGACTCGCATGCTGCCCGCCATCGGAAATGTTCACGTCACGTTAGTGGAACCAGTTACACAGATCAGCCATGATCAGCAAACAAATTATCAGTTTGATGTCTCTTTGGACGGGGCAGCAGGCGCCCAGTCTATAGGTGCACACGT CAAAATGTATCCAATCGTAACGCAAAGTCTTCTAAATCCGCTCTTCTCCTACCATCAACT GAGGCAGTTACGCGGCTTCAAGACAGATCGCTCCATAGATGCGGAGCAGAAACGAAATCCAACGATGACGTCCAGACTGAAGAACGCACTGGGGACGACATCACAAAAGCTTGATGGGGAAACCAACATTCAGGGGGAGAAAATGAGAAAGCTACTGTCCAAAGCCGAAGGACACGGAGCCACCCACAACGCG GAGAACCTGAAGATTGCATTTGCCGAGGGGTATTTGGCCGCAGCAAACTCGGAAGATTCACCAAAAACGGGCAAAACAATGAAGTATCTGAAG ACACTCATCGTTGTTGTCGTTTTTATTGGCATATTCCTGAGCTTCTTTACCACTTCGAACGGTTCCGTCTTTCG CATTCAGCTGGGTAACCAGGTGGAAGTTGATCCGGAGGAAATCAATGTCACATTCGACGACGTCAAGGGCTGCGACGAAGCTAAGCAGGAGCTCAAAGAGGTGGTTGAGTTCCTCAAGAATCCCGACAAGTTCTCGAACCTAGGCGGCAAGCTTCCAAAGGGTGTGCTCCTGGTTGGACCTCCAGGAACTGGAAAAACCCTGCTGGCACGTGCCGTGGCAGGCGAGGCCAAAGTGCCATTCTTCCATGCCGCCGGACCTGAGTTCGACGAGGTTCTCGTTGGCCAAGGCGCCAGACGTGTGCGAGACCTGTTCA AGGCGGCCAAGGCTCGCGCTCCGTGTGTGATCTTCATCGATGAAATTGATTCGGTGGGCGCGAAGAGGACAAACTCTGTGCTGCATCCGTATGCGAATCAAACCATAAACCAGCTGCTCTCCGAAATGGATGGCTTCCATCAAAATGCTGGCGTCATTGTGTTGGGTGCCACCAATCGCCGTGACGACCTGGATCAGGCTCTACTGCGTCCCGGTCGTTTCGATGTCGAGGTGGTGGTATCCACACCAGACTTTACTGGCCGCAAGGAAATCCTCTCTCTGTATTTAACCAAAATTCTGCACGATGATATCGATCTGGATATGCTAGCACGGGGCACCTCTGGGTTCACGGGTGCAGACCTGGAGAACATGATTAACCAGGCAGCATTAAG AGCTGCCATCGACGGAGCTGAGACGGTTAACATGAAGCACTTGGAGACAGCACGAGACAAGGTACTTATGGGCCCCGAGCGCAAAGCTCGCCTGCCCGATGAGGAGGCAAACACCATTACGGCCTACCACGAGGGTGGCCATGCGATTGTCGCCTATTACACAAAGGAGTCGCATCCCCTGCATAAGGTAACCATCATGCCCCGCGGCCCGTCGCTAGGACACACCGCGTACATACCGGAGAAAGAGCGATACCATGTCACTAAGGCCCAGCTGCTGGCCATGATGGACACCATGATGGGCGGACGTGCTGCCGAAGAGATCATCTTTGGATTGGACAAGATAACCTCGGGAGCCAGCAGCGATCTCAAACAGGCTACCTCTATTGCCACACATATGGTCAAGGACTGGGGCATGTCTGAAAAGGTGGGTCTGCGTACGATTGAGCCAAGCAAGGGTCTGGGCACCGGGGAGACCCTGGGACCAAACACCATTGAGGCGGTGGATGCCGAAATCAAACGCATCCTCAGCGATAGCTACGAGAGGGCGAAGGCCATTCTGAAGAAACATACCAAGGAGCACAAGGCGCTAGCCGAGGCTCTCTTAAAGTACGAGACTCTGGATGCTGACGATATCAAGGCAATATTACACGACAACCAGACGTAG
- the YME1L gene encoding ATP-dependent zinc metalloprotease YME1L isoform X2, with amino-acid sequence MFSATTHSVPYLYLGNFSRKPHYYTVKRTKLPGGAGAARLFADKSKSSTQPTTTGKCHELVLEFKNLLSRSGANIQSMVEKAVRLNGILDTVLVNDAFAKVTRMLPAIGNVHVTLVEPVTQISHDQQTNYQFDVSLDGAAGAQSIGAHVKMYPIVTQSLLNPLFSYHQLRQLRGFKTDRSIDAEQKRNPTMTSRLKNALGTTSQKLDGETNIQGEKMRKLLSKAEGHGATHNAENLKIAFAEGYLAAANSEDSPKTGKTMKYLKIFQTLIVVVVFIGIFLSFFTTSNGSVFRIQLGNQVEVDPEEINVTFDDVKGCDEAKQELKEVVEFLKNPDKFSNLGGKLPKGVLLVGPPGTGKTLLARAVAGEAKVPFFHAAGPEFDEVLVGQGARRVRDLFKAAKARAPCVIFIDEIDSVGAKRTNSVLHPYANQTINQLLSEMDGFHQNAGVIVLGATNRRDDLDQALLRPGRFDVEVVVSTPDFTGRKEILSLYLTKILHDDIDLDMLARGTSGFTGADLENMINQAALRAAIDGAETVNMKHLETARDKVLMGPERKARLPDEEANTITAYHEGGHAIVAYYTKESHPLHKVTIMPRGPSLGHTAYIPEKERYHVTKAQLLAMMDTMMGGRAAEEIIFGLDKITSGASSDLKQATSIATHMVKDWGMSEKVGLRTIEPSKGLGTGETLGPNTIEAVDAEIKRILSDSYERAKAILKKHTKEHKALAEALLKYETLDADDIKAILHDNQT; translated from the exons ATGTTCTCCGCCACCACACACTCTGTG CCCTACCTCTACCTTGGCAACTTTAGTAGAAAACCACACTATTACACTGTGAAGCGTACCAAGCTGCCAGGAGGAGCTGGGGCGGCGCGCCTTTTTGCTGACAAATCAAAGTCGTCCACACAGCCAACGACGACGGGCAAGTGCCATGAGCTCGTGCTGGAGTTCAAGAACCTGCTCAGTCGGTCGGGCGCCAACATACAGAGCATGGTGGAGAAGGCTGTCAGGCTGAACGGAATTCTGGACACGGTGCTGGTGAACGATGCCTTCGCCAAGGTGACTCGCATGCTGCCCGCCATCGGAAATGTTCACGTCACGTTAGTGGAACCAGTTACACAGATCAGCCATGATCAGCAAACAAATTATCAGTTTGATGTCTCTTTGGACGGGGCAGCAGGCGCCCAGTCTATAGGTGCACACGT CAAAATGTATCCAATCGTAACGCAAAGTCTTCTAAATCCGCTCTTCTCCTACCATCAACT GAGGCAGTTACGCGGCTTCAAGACAGATCGCTCCATAGATGCGGAGCAGAAACGAAATCCAACGATGACGTCCAGACTGAAGAACGCACTGGGGACGACATCACAAAAGCTTGATGGGGAAACCAACATTCAGGGGGAGAAAATGAGAAAGCTACTGTCCAAAGCCGAAGGACACGGAGCCACCCACAACGCG GAGAACCTGAAGATTGCATTTGCCGAGGGGTATTTGGCCGCAGCAAACTCGGAAGATTCACCAAAAACGGGCAAAACAATGAAGTATCTGAAG ATATTTCAGACACTCATCGTTGTTGTCGTTTTTATTGGCATATTCCTGAGCTTCTTTACCACTTCGAACGGTTCCGTCTTTCG CATTCAGCTGGGTAACCAGGTGGAAGTTGATCCGGAGGAAATCAATGTCACATTCGACGACGTCAAGGGCTGCGACGAAGCTAAGCAGGAGCTCAAAGAGGTGGTTGAGTTCCTCAAGAATCCCGACAAGTTCTCGAACCTAGGCGGCAAGCTTCCAAAGGGTGTGCTCCTGGTTGGACCTCCAGGAACTGGAAAAACCCTGCTGGCACGTGCCGTGGCAGGCGAGGCCAAAGTGCCATTCTTCCATGCCGCCGGACCTGAGTTCGACGAGGTTCTCGTTGGCCAAGGCGCCAGACGTGTGCGAGACCTGTTCA AGGCGGCCAAGGCTCGCGCTCCGTGTGTGATCTTCATCGATGAAATTGATTCGGTGGGCGCGAAGAGGACAAACTCTGTGCTGCATCCGTATGCGAATCAAACCATAAACCAGCTGCTCTCCGAAATGGATGGCTTCCATCAAAATGCTGGCGTCATTGTGTTGGGTGCCACCAATCGCCGTGACGACCTGGATCAGGCTCTACTGCGTCCCGGTCGTTTCGATGTCGAGGTGGTGGTATCCACACCAGACTTTACTGGCCGCAAGGAAATCCTCTCTCTGTATTTAACCAAAATTCTGCACGATGATATCGATCTGGATATGCTAGCACGGGGCACCTCTGGGTTCACGGGTGCAGACCTGGAGAACATGATTAACCAGGCAGCATTAAG AGCTGCCATCGACGGAGCTGAGACGGTTAACATGAAGCACTTGGAGACAGCACGAGACAAGGTACTTATGGGCCCCGAGCGCAAAGCTCGCCTGCCCGATGAGGAGGCAAACACCATTACGGCCTACCACGAGGGTGGCCATGCGATTGTCGCCTATTACACAAAGGAGTCGCATCCCCTGCATAAGGTAACCATCATGCCCCGCGGCCCGTCGCTAGGACACACCGCGTACATACCGGAGAAAGAGCGATACCATGTCACTAAGGCCCAGCTGCTGGCCATGATGGACACCATGATGGGCGGACGTGCTGCCGAAGAGATCATCTTTGGATTGGACAAGATAACCTCGGGAGCCAGCAGCGATCTCAAACAGGCTACCTCTATTGCCACACATATGGTCAAGGACTGGGGCATGTCTGAAAAGGTGGGTCTGCGTACGATTGAGCCAAGCAAGGGTCTGGGCACCGGGGAGACCCTGGGACCAAACACCATTGAGGCGGTGGATGCCGAAATCAAACGCATCCTCAGCGATAGCTACGAGAGGGCGAAGGCCATTCTGAAGAAACATACCAAGGAGCACAAGGCGCTAGCCGAGGCTCTCTTAAAGTACGAGACTCTGGATGCTGACGATATCAAGGCAATATTACACGACAACCAGACGTAG
- the YME1L gene encoding ATP-dependent zinc metalloprotease YME1L isoform X3 codes for MFSATTHSVPYLYLGNFSRKPHYYTVKRTKLPGGAGAARLFADKSKSSTQPTTTGKCHELVLEFKNLLSRSGANIQSMVEKAVRLNGILDTVLVNDAFAKVTRMLPAIGNVHVTLVEPVTQISHDQQTNYQFDVSLDGAAGAQSIGAHVKMYPIVTQSLLNPLFSYHQLRQLRGFKTDRSIDAEQKRNPTMTSRLKNALGTTSQKLDGETNIQGEKMRKLLSKAEGHGATHNAENLKIAFAEGYLAAANSEDSPKTGKTMKYLKTLIVVVVFIGIFLSFFTTSNGSVFRSIQLGNQVEVDPEEINVTFDDVKGCDEAKQELKEVVEFLKNPDKFSNLGGKLPKGVLLVGPPGTGKTLLARAVAGEAKVPFFHAAGPEFDEVLVGQGARRVRDLFKAAKARAPCVIFIDEIDSVGAKRTNSVLHPYANQTINQLLSEMDGFHQNAGVIVLGATNRRDDLDQALLRPGRFDVEVVVSTPDFTGRKEILSLYLTKILHDDIDLDMLARGTSGFTGADLENMINQAALRAAIDGAETVNMKHLETARDKVLMGPERKARLPDEEANTITAYHEGGHAIVAYYTKESHPLHKVTIMPRGPSLGHTAYIPEKERYHVTKAQLLAMMDTMMGGRAAEEIIFGLDKITSGASSDLKQATSIATHMVKDWGMSEKVGLRTIEPSKGLGTGETLGPNTIEAVDAEIKRILSDSYERAKAILKKHTKEHKALAEALLKYETLDADDIKAILHDNQT; via the exons ATGTTCTCCGCCACCACACACTCTGTG CCCTACCTCTACCTTGGCAACTTTAGTAGAAAACCACACTATTACACTGTGAAGCGTACCAAGCTGCCAGGAGGAGCTGGGGCGGCGCGCCTTTTTGCTGACAAATCAAAGTCGTCCACACAGCCAACGACGACGGGCAAGTGCCATGAGCTCGTGCTGGAGTTCAAGAACCTGCTCAGTCGGTCGGGCGCCAACATACAGAGCATGGTGGAGAAGGCTGTCAGGCTGAACGGAATTCTGGACACGGTGCTGGTGAACGATGCCTTCGCCAAGGTGACTCGCATGCTGCCCGCCATCGGAAATGTTCACGTCACGTTAGTGGAACCAGTTACACAGATCAGCCATGATCAGCAAACAAATTATCAGTTTGATGTCTCTTTGGACGGGGCAGCAGGCGCCCAGTCTATAGGTGCACACGT CAAAATGTATCCAATCGTAACGCAAAGTCTTCTAAATCCGCTCTTCTCCTACCATCAACT GAGGCAGTTACGCGGCTTCAAGACAGATCGCTCCATAGATGCGGAGCAGAAACGAAATCCAACGATGACGTCCAGACTGAAGAACGCACTGGGGACGACATCACAAAAGCTTGATGGGGAAACCAACATTCAGGGGGAGAAAATGAGAAAGCTACTGTCCAAAGCCGAAGGACACGGAGCCACCCACAACGCG GAGAACCTGAAGATTGCATTTGCCGAGGGGTATTTGGCCGCAGCAAACTCGGAAGATTCACCAAAAACGGGCAAAACAATGAAGTATCTGAAG ACACTCATCGTTGTTGTCGTTTTTATTGGCATATTCCTGAGCTTCTTTACCACTTCGAACGGTTCCGTCTTTCG TAGCATTCAGCTGGGTAACCAGGTGGAAGTTGATCCGGAGGAAATCAATGTCACATTCGACGACGTCAAGGGCTGCGACGAAGCTAAGCAGGAGCTCAAAGAGGTGGTTGAGTTCCTCAAGAATCCCGACAAGTTCTCGAACCTAGGCGGCAAGCTTCCAAAGGGTGTGCTCCTGGTTGGACCTCCAGGAACTGGAAAAACCCTGCTGGCACGTGCCGTGGCAGGCGAGGCCAAAGTGCCATTCTTCCATGCCGCCGGACCTGAGTTCGACGAGGTTCTCGTTGGCCAAGGCGCCAGACGTGTGCGAGACCTGTTCA AGGCGGCCAAGGCTCGCGCTCCGTGTGTGATCTTCATCGATGAAATTGATTCGGTGGGCGCGAAGAGGACAAACTCTGTGCTGCATCCGTATGCGAATCAAACCATAAACCAGCTGCTCTCCGAAATGGATGGCTTCCATCAAAATGCTGGCGTCATTGTGTTGGGTGCCACCAATCGCCGTGACGACCTGGATCAGGCTCTACTGCGTCCCGGTCGTTTCGATGTCGAGGTGGTGGTATCCACACCAGACTTTACTGGCCGCAAGGAAATCCTCTCTCTGTATTTAACCAAAATTCTGCACGATGATATCGATCTGGATATGCTAGCACGGGGCACCTCTGGGTTCACGGGTGCAGACCTGGAGAACATGATTAACCAGGCAGCATTAAG AGCTGCCATCGACGGAGCTGAGACGGTTAACATGAAGCACTTGGAGACAGCACGAGACAAGGTACTTATGGGCCCCGAGCGCAAAGCTCGCCTGCCCGATGAGGAGGCAAACACCATTACGGCCTACCACGAGGGTGGCCATGCGATTGTCGCCTATTACACAAAGGAGTCGCATCCCCTGCATAAGGTAACCATCATGCCCCGCGGCCCGTCGCTAGGACACACCGCGTACATACCGGAGAAAGAGCGATACCATGTCACTAAGGCCCAGCTGCTGGCCATGATGGACACCATGATGGGCGGACGTGCTGCCGAAGAGATCATCTTTGGATTGGACAAGATAACCTCGGGAGCCAGCAGCGATCTCAAACAGGCTACCTCTATTGCCACACATATGGTCAAGGACTGGGGCATGTCTGAAAAGGTGGGTCTGCGTACGATTGAGCCAAGCAAGGGTCTGGGCACCGGGGAGACCCTGGGACCAAACACCATTGAGGCGGTGGATGCCGAAATCAAACGCATCCTCAGCGATAGCTACGAGAGGGCGAAGGCCATTCTGAAGAAACATACCAAGGAGCACAAGGCGCTAGCCGAGGCTCTCTTAAAGTACGAGACTCTGGATGCTGACGATATCAAGGCAATATTACACGACAACCAGACGTAG
- the YME1L gene encoding ATP-dependent zinc metalloprotease YME1L isoform X1, with the protein MFSATTHSVPYLYLGNFSRKPHYYTVKRTKLPGGAGAARLFADKSKSSTQPTTTGKCHELVLEFKNLLSRSGANIQSMVEKAVRLNGILDTVLVNDAFAKVTRMLPAIGNVHVTLVEPVTQISHDQQTNYQFDVSLDGAAGAQSIGAHVKMYPIVTQSLLNPLFSYHQLRQLRGFKTDRSIDAEQKRNPTMTSRLKNALGTTSQKLDGETNIQGEKMRKLLSKAEGHGATHNAENLKIAFAEGYLAAANSEDSPKTGKTMKYLKIFQTLIVVVVFIGIFLSFFTTSNGSVFRSIQLGNQVEVDPEEINVTFDDVKGCDEAKQELKEVVEFLKNPDKFSNLGGKLPKGVLLVGPPGTGKTLLARAVAGEAKVPFFHAAGPEFDEVLVGQGARRVRDLFKAAKARAPCVIFIDEIDSVGAKRTNSVLHPYANQTINQLLSEMDGFHQNAGVIVLGATNRRDDLDQALLRPGRFDVEVVVSTPDFTGRKEILSLYLTKILHDDIDLDMLARGTSGFTGADLENMINQAALRAAIDGAETVNMKHLETARDKVLMGPERKARLPDEEANTITAYHEGGHAIVAYYTKESHPLHKVTIMPRGPSLGHTAYIPEKERYHVTKAQLLAMMDTMMGGRAAEEIIFGLDKITSGASSDLKQATSIATHMVKDWGMSEKVGLRTIEPSKGLGTGETLGPNTIEAVDAEIKRILSDSYERAKAILKKHTKEHKALAEALLKYETLDADDIKAILHDNQT; encoded by the exons ATGTTCTCCGCCACCACACACTCTGTG CCCTACCTCTACCTTGGCAACTTTAGTAGAAAACCACACTATTACACTGTGAAGCGTACCAAGCTGCCAGGAGGAGCTGGGGCGGCGCGCCTTTTTGCTGACAAATCAAAGTCGTCCACACAGCCAACGACGACGGGCAAGTGCCATGAGCTCGTGCTGGAGTTCAAGAACCTGCTCAGTCGGTCGGGCGCCAACATACAGAGCATGGTGGAGAAGGCTGTCAGGCTGAACGGAATTCTGGACACGGTGCTGGTGAACGATGCCTTCGCCAAGGTGACTCGCATGCTGCCCGCCATCGGAAATGTTCACGTCACGTTAGTGGAACCAGTTACACAGATCAGCCATGATCAGCAAACAAATTATCAGTTTGATGTCTCTTTGGACGGGGCAGCAGGCGCCCAGTCTATAGGTGCACACGT CAAAATGTATCCAATCGTAACGCAAAGTCTTCTAAATCCGCTCTTCTCCTACCATCAACT GAGGCAGTTACGCGGCTTCAAGACAGATCGCTCCATAGATGCGGAGCAGAAACGAAATCCAACGATGACGTCCAGACTGAAGAACGCACTGGGGACGACATCACAAAAGCTTGATGGGGAAACCAACATTCAGGGGGAGAAAATGAGAAAGCTACTGTCCAAAGCCGAAGGACACGGAGCCACCCACAACGCG GAGAACCTGAAGATTGCATTTGCCGAGGGGTATTTGGCCGCAGCAAACTCGGAAGATTCACCAAAAACGGGCAAAACAATGAAGTATCTGAAG ATATTTCAGACACTCATCGTTGTTGTCGTTTTTATTGGCATATTCCTGAGCTTCTTTACCACTTCGAACGGTTCCGTCTTTCG TAGCATTCAGCTGGGTAACCAGGTGGAAGTTGATCCGGAGGAAATCAATGTCACATTCGACGACGTCAAGGGCTGCGACGAAGCTAAGCAGGAGCTCAAAGAGGTGGTTGAGTTCCTCAAGAATCCCGACAAGTTCTCGAACCTAGGCGGCAAGCTTCCAAAGGGTGTGCTCCTGGTTGGACCTCCAGGAACTGGAAAAACCCTGCTGGCACGTGCCGTGGCAGGCGAGGCCAAAGTGCCATTCTTCCATGCCGCCGGACCTGAGTTCGACGAGGTTCTCGTTGGCCAAGGCGCCAGACGTGTGCGAGACCTGTTCA AGGCGGCCAAGGCTCGCGCTCCGTGTGTGATCTTCATCGATGAAATTGATTCGGTGGGCGCGAAGAGGACAAACTCTGTGCTGCATCCGTATGCGAATCAAACCATAAACCAGCTGCTCTCCGAAATGGATGGCTTCCATCAAAATGCTGGCGTCATTGTGTTGGGTGCCACCAATCGCCGTGACGACCTGGATCAGGCTCTACTGCGTCCCGGTCGTTTCGATGTCGAGGTGGTGGTATCCACACCAGACTTTACTGGCCGCAAGGAAATCCTCTCTCTGTATTTAACCAAAATTCTGCACGATGATATCGATCTGGATATGCTAGCACGGGGCACCTCTGGGTTCACGGGTGCAGACCTGGAGAACATGATTAACCAGGCAGCATTAAG AGCTGCCATCGACGGAGCTGAGACGGTTAACATGAAGCACTTGGAGACAGCACGAGACAAGGTACTTATGGGCCCCGAGCGCAAAGCTCGCCTGCCCGATGAGGAGGCAAACACCATTACGGCCTACCACGAGGGTGGCCATGCGATTGTCGCCTATTACACAAAGGAGTCGCATCCCCTGCATAAGGTAACCATCATGCCCCGCGGCCCGTCGCTAGGACACACCGCGTACATACCGGAGAAAGAGCGATACCATGTCACTAAGGCCCAGCTGCTGGCCATGATGGACACCATGATGGGCGGACGTGCTGCCGAAGAGATCATCTTTGGATTGGACAAGATAACCTCGGGAGCCAGCAGCGATCTCAAACAGGCTACCTCTATTGCCACACATATGGTCAAGGACTGGGGCATGTCTGAAAAGGTGGGTCTGCGTACGATTGAGCCAAGCAAGGGTCTGGGCACCGGGGAGACCCTGGGACCAAACACCATTGAGGCGGTGGATGCCGAAATCAAACGCATCCTCAGCGATAGCTACGAGAGGGCGAAGGCCATTCTGAAGAAACATACCAAGGAGCACAAGGCGCTAGCCGAGGCTCTCTTAAAGTACGAGACTCTGGATGCTGACGATATCAAGGCAATATTACACGACAACCAGACGTAG
- the asrij gene encoding OCIA domain-containing protein 1: MDSPLSDGSRLPQQQNLHPLADYQFSAEEVKALRECNTESFLQRSLPFGTGLGLLAYFGVKNGYLQGNGKYGAVPKVVMGVILGYFVGKFSYQQKCAEKIMRLPNSRLGEVLRQRRQGGGVINTISPDESLTRAFTLAPFSPSSADVYTDEGLNPSRSTALNLDTESRPTLAGLDDIYRPSLDSSGQMMDTELPLEPAKPGQTYEDLRKKNREGYATHQQSPYSKPYEPQAPVRQRLVEPAPEAATGRPNKNKYGDSWQD, translated from the exons ATGGATTCGCCGTTGAGTGATGGCTCCCGACTGCCTCAGCAACAAAATCTGCACCCACTG GCAGATTATCAGTTCTCCGCGGAGGAGGTGAAGGCGTTACGTGAGTGCAACACCGAATCCTTCCTCCAGCGCTCGCTGCCATTTGGCACTGGTCTGGGGCTATTGGCCTACTTTGGTGTGAAGAACGGCTACTTGCAGGGCAATGGCAAATACGGAGCTGTTCCCAAAGTGGTCATGGGTGTCATCCTGGGCTACTTTGTGGGCAAGTTCAGCTACCAGCAAAAGTGCGCTGAAAAGATAATGCGGCTGCCGAACTCCCGCCTAGGCGAAGTCCTGCGCCAGCGCCGACAGGGTGGTGGTGTCATCAACACCATCTCGCCAGACGAGAGTCTGACCCGAGCATTTACATTGGCTCCCTTCTCGCCCAGCTCCGCTGATGTGTACACCGATGAGGGACTCAACCCTTCACGCAGCACAGCTTTGAACTTGGACACTGAATCACGGCCGACTTTGGCTGGCTTAGATGACATATACCGGCCCAGCCTGGACT CATCTGGCCAAATGATGGACACTGAGCTGCCTTTGGAACCGGCAAAGCCAGGACAAACTTACGAAGATTTGCGCAAGAAGAATCGAGAGGGGTACGCGACGCATCAGCAAAGTCCATACTCAAAGCCCTACGAGCCTCAGGCGCCCGTTCGGCAGCGTCTTGTCGAGccagcaccagaagcagcCACTGGACGTccgaataaaaataaatatggcGACTCCTGGCAAGACTGA
- the EMC8-9 gene encoding ER membrane protein complex subunit 8/9 homolog, producing MCDYKISERAYTKLIFHAAKYPHQAVNGLLLAEKTSKGSLVEIVDAIPLFHQCLHVTPMAEIALMQIDAYAEQEDLVIAGYYAAPENFYDNQIDKAPAVKIADKIQENFKNACLALVDNKLVTLEHDRAAIQVYSCAGDSARWAKAKFTLSQSAQTLEGVSLLLKRGAMRDVIDFDNHLDNPENDWTNEFLNQSLNDLQKLY from the exons ATGTGCGACTACAAGATATCCGAGCGCGCATATACGAAGCTGATATTCCATGCGGCCAAATATCCCCACCAGGCAGTAAACGGTCTGCTTCTGGCCGAAAAGACATCGAAAGGGTCGCTGGTGGAAATCGTGGATGCAATACCGCTGTTTCATCAATGCCTGCACGTCACCCCCATGGCCGAGATTGCCCTTATGCAG ATTGATGCCTATGCAGAACAGGAAGACCTCGTGATTGCCGGATACTATGCGGCCCCAGAGAACTTCTACGACAACCAGATAGATAAAGCGCCGGCCGTAAAAATCGCTGACAAGATCCAGGAGAACTTCAAGAACGCCTGCCTCGCTTTGGTAGACAACAAGCTGGTGACTTTGGAGCATGATCGAGCCGCCATTCAGGTCTACAGCTGTGCGGGCGACTCTGCCCGATGGGCAAAGGCCAAGTTCACACTGTCGCAGTCCGCACAGACACTGGAGGgcgtctctctgctgctgaAGCGGGGCGCCATGCGCGATGTGATTGACTTTGACAACCACCTGGACAACCCGGAGAACGATTGGACCAACGAATTCCTCAACCAGTCGCTGAACGACCTGCAGAAGCTTTACTAG